The following DNA comes from Amycolatopsis albispora.
CGCGTGCATCAGGTTGATCTCGACGCCGCCCCAGAAGGCGAAGCTGTTGTGGGTGGCCGGGATGACCCAGCTGCCCTTGCGCTCGGTCCCGGACATCACCGCCACCGAACTGGCCGAGCCGGGCCGCCCGCCGACCAGGTTGTGCGGGCTCGACACGGCCCGCGACGGCGTCTGCACCACGGCCGCCGGATTGCCCTCCACCGGGAGGTCGATGGTCACCGGGCGCAGATCCGCGGCGGTCTTGGCGGCGTAGACCGTGGACAGCCGCTCCTCCAGCTCCTCCACGGTGATCCGGCCCTCGCTCATCGCCTGGTGCAGGATCTGCGCGACCCGCTCACGATCGGCGTCGGACACCCGCATCTGCGACGGTTCGGGAAGGCCAGGGTGCTCACTCACGGCAGGCAGCCTAGCGCTCCCGGGTGGCGCCCGCGTCGGTCATTCGTACGACAGGCGGGGGCCATCGGTCCCCGGCCATTCCGGCCGGTTGTCCTCACCGTGTCCGGCTGAGTCCACTGTGTCATCAAGCCTGCCTTGAGCAGGTGTTTCCGCCTCAGCGGCTTCTTCTTCGGGCACGGCATCGGCCGGGTCGGGCACATCGACGCCGAAGTCCTTCCGTATCTGGATCGCGGCCTCCCGCATCCCGGTGGCTTCGGCCGTTGACGCCAGCCGGTAGGCAAGCAGGTCCCAGGTCGGGTTGCCGGGAGCGAGCCCGATCTCGGTCATCCACATTTCGAGGTGTCGTGTTGGTTGCACGGTGGCGCCTGCCGGGGCGAGCGCCGGATCCAAGGAGAGCCAAGCTCCCTGACGCCCGTTCGGCTCGGCGTGCTCGGCCGAGGCGTGTTCGGTGACGTCTCCGGTGAGGTTTTCGGTGACGAACTGCCGGAACAGGGGCGGGATCTCGGTGTTGTTCGCCGCCGCGGAGAGCTGGGCGAGCTTGCCGATGAGATCAACTGTTTCCTGGATGGCCGTTTCCTGCTTCGACAACCACCAGACCACGGCGCTGCCGGTGTCCTTGAGCACGTCCTCCCCGAGGTACTGGCGCTTGTTCCGCTCGTAGTCCCGCTCGTGTTCCCAGACCGCCCGGCTCTTGCGCACTTCGGCGAGCGATTGGAGCCGTGCCTCGTCGTCCGGCATCAGCGTCACCTTCACGCTGTTCGCGGACGCCTCGAGCAGGTTGTCGCGGTCGGGGCGGGCGACGCCCAGCAGACCACTCAGCCGGTGTTCCAGCAGGGTGGTGTCCTGCGGTTGCATCCGCGCCGCCTCAGCCTGCGCTTGCTGGACGATCAGGCTGCACGCCAGTCCGGCCGGGTTGGCATGCGGCCTCGGCGGTGTGTTCGGGGAGAACCGCCACCACACCTTGGCGGAGAAGACAAAGCGGTAGTCGGAAAGGGCGCTGGGAAGATAGGTCGGGTTGATCATCACCTCCTCGTACCCCGATGGTTCGGGAGGAGGTTCGGGTACCTGGAACCGGTCCAGCCGAGCGTCCCTGGCCTCCTCCTGGCGGATCCGGTCCACGATCGAGGTGCGGACGATCAGCACCACCCCGAGCGAGAGCACCACGAGCAGCGACCAGAGCCATACCGGCCAGTCCAGGCTCAGCCCGACGGCAACCGGGACGAACACGGCGAAGAAACCCAGGACGATCAGAAGTGTCTTGTCGCGCTGGTTCATTTCACTGCTCCTGTCGGATATTCCGCGGTGGGATTGAAGTTCTGCGCTCGATCGATCTGCTCGACGAACCGGGTGTACGTGGCGACGGCCGATCGGCGGTCCGGCTGCTGTTCACGAACCCAGTCACGGGCCAGCACGAACAACCTGGAGCTTCCGCCGTCCACCCTGGTCGCCGCGCACGCGAGGACATCGGTCAACCGGGCGCCGATGTCGTCCGGGCCGGCGGCGCGGAGCCAGGCGCGGGCGTAGTCCGGCCAGTCGCGGGGGTGGCGGCGGGTAAGGACGTCCGCCCACAGCGAGGTCAGTTCACCGGCGATCCCGCGATCGGCGATGAATGGCTGCGTTCGCTGGTCGTCGCGGACCAGCAGGCGCGGATCGGCGACTTGGAGAAAGATGACGAAATCCCGGCCCCAGCGCTTCTCGACGGGGTAGTGGCGCAAACGCGCCAGCAGCCTTCGGAACAGTCTTCCGTCCGCTTCGCACAGCAGGATGAGCGCGTTGCGGGCGGCCTGGAAGACGTTCTCGTTCCGGTGGGTCCTGGCCAGCCGGTGGATGCGGACCAAGGCCTGCTCGGGATAGTGGGTGGCGATCTTTTCCAGGCAGAGCGGGATCAGCAGCTGCGCCAGTGAGTCAGGAAGCGTCGCCT
Coding sequences within:
- a CDS encoding DUF1707 SHOCT-like domain-containing protein, whose translation is MRVSDADRERVAQILHQAMSEGRITVEELEERLSTVYAAKTAADLRPVTIDLPVEGNPAAVVQTPSRAVSSPHNLVGGRPGSASSVAVMSGTERKGSWVIPATHNSFAFWGGVEINLMHARFAEQHTTINAVAIMAGIDIVVPDDIILDVTGIGFMGAFESQDRGDVQQAPADAPVLKVSGFAFWGAVTVVRKPRQAPSQAKQITP